The genomic DNA ATATTGACTCTAGTGAATAAATGCCACTGAAtgagaaaagaaaatatatttaaagaaaaatacagatgaaaaagttatttaatacttaattctagggattttatattaaaaatatattttaagatttttgttttttaaaaatttttttaattcaaattttgtatttttcccacgagaaattgaatgattataaaggatttcaatataaaatcattttaagtaTCACTTGCTTCGTACAATATCTAGCAGCATTGACcaacctaaaatttttatataaataaccCGCGAATACTCTTTGGcttgaattaataaactaGAATTATCGATTGTAAGCTCTTAATTTctcataaatttgaaaaaaaatattaacattgtAAGTAGTTATTGTAGttgttcatttaaatttagtaCTTAAATgcttaataattcaataacaataatatttaaaataaatgatagtaagcatagttattattactattatttttcatcattaatttattgttactatTATGACAACTTTCAGTGTTatctttattgttattgttggtattgtcgttattattattatttttaatgattatttacaTGTTGGTGATTATCATATTGTTGTTAAGAAATAACACAATTCGTCCAAActcataattaaatataagtgTTTATGTAAAAGAGAATATCGTCGTTTTAAAACTTCCCGCTCAATTCGATTGAAATGGCAAATCATCTACAGACACCTACTGCCACTGACAAGGGGAGGATGATACGACCTTGGGGAAACAGTTTGGGATAGAAATCTTTGACACTTGCAGTGATGAGTACACCATGTGGGTCATACTACTACCTCTGAAATACTAAAGTGCAATACTCAAAAATGGCTAAGAAAAACGCACTCAAAGTTTACTCAgcactataatatattaataggtaaataattgatacattaaattattctttaataaaatatttttttattttcaacttcatttctataaattatctacGGTGTATATCATGAGATATTTGTAATTCATGAATAATTCTTATAACTCTCATATTCATTATaagtttaactgaaaaatatatacctGCGCCAGACAATAAGAAGGGTCGAATATGGTATGAGGGTACAATAATTCTTGTCCTCGAGTTATTGTAAACTGTACATCGATTCGAGCTCTGTTGGCCCACCGGAAGAATAGTCATGTTGTTGTCCTTGAACCTATGTTAGTCCCACCACTTTTTCAGAAGCTTGACTATAGCAGTTAGTTTCTGAATTTCGACACGAACAGACCTATTTGTGCagtgaaatttactttaaaaattgttttataatttataaaatgtcatCAAGCGAAGCCAGTTCTTCTCATGGAGATGAAAACACTCCTGATACATCCTTACATAGTGATTTATCGAAGCAACGGCTAAAAGATGGAGTAGCGTATTATGAAGGTTTACTTCTTGAAAGTGATTTAATTGCAAAAACATCTTCTGACACTCTATCTGAAGATGCTATGTTGATTGGTAgagaattatatgataatacgttagatatgttaaataaaaagaagttcGTAAGCGATCAAGAATTGATTCATGCTCAAGAAGAATGCCCAGACGGAAATTTTGAAGCAGTAGAAGATAATTCAGTTGATGACTATGTtccagatgaaaaaaaaaaaaaacaaaaaatgatggATTATATTCCTCTGGAAtataaaatccgaacaaaaacagtttcactgtaaaaaagtcacgccaagtccacgttcataagactattaggaaaaaaaaattttttttttctttacaaaaagatacaaaataaaaaaattaaaaaatctaagtaaccgatatgattgtttatgattttcggaaattaaaaaattttattgtaaatttaaaaataaaaaaattttagaacattATTTAGtatgcgtggttgcaaaatattttacttttaatgaaattcgtaaaatctatttactaggactttaaaaaattgaaatacacaataacgcacaccaagtacgttctaaaattttaatttttaaatttacaataaaattttttaatttccgaaaatcataaacaatcatatcgatttacttagatttttaattttttatttatgaacgtggacttgcgGCGTGTTTTACAGTGGCtattttgttcggattttagtatttttgtaattataatgaaaatttacaattgataacaacttaaatctcgtgttgactggatttttttactgcaaactatccccttgaagctacagtttatgtagatgtaattccagtgcaccctggcggccatagatgcaagctacgaatcacttttttttactgtagttgcgtgtctataggaaggattactacacatattcattttatctagtctgtggcgctgatattccccatcgaaaaaaagtcaggatcgaaatttctgggcttactatagtttgtgctgataaaatttaataattttaagtgaattaagtgttataattgattataattaattaatatcagtaaaataaagtataaattacttttataatatatcattttggaaaaaggagaaccatataattaaataaaattttgcaacctcgaaataccgttctgcttacagtaaacacagtcggtagtctggcgctccgtttacaatgggatttttgaacggaacttggcgccagattctaccgaatctgtggattaaagttttaaacatAGCAAAAGCTCACCCTTCATGGAAACTAGagacattacaaaaaaatggatGTAGTCATTTGAAGAGAATGGATCATTTGAAAGTATGGGAAAAAGATGTTGAACatggtggaactaaatttgataaatatcatgTGATTGATTCTTGGACGTATGACCGCTTCGTCGAGGCAAgacaaaattatcaacaagTGACTACACGAAATTTGCAGCAATGGGCTTTAGCTGCAGCCAGCCAGTTTCCTAATCTTCAATTTACAGCGTCCGACCcatgggtaaaaaaatttaaacaaagacacaacatTCGTCAAcgcaaaattacaaaatttgtaacaGACAAAGAAGTTCACACCATGCCAGAAATTATCGCCTCTGCAGAAATGTTTCGCAttcaaacaaaacaattgatATCTAACTTCGATAGTGACTTCGTTATTAATACAGATCAAACaggtatataaattttctaacggtaaactaattattttttattccattattaaatttaatctgaAGTTAatcattagatttttaaaattcatattttcagGATGTCAATACCAATCAATGTTTAATAGGACACTGACGGAAAAAGGAAGCAAAACAGTGTTTGCAAAAGTACAAGACATGACCAAGGTGTCACACTCATATACTGCACAATATACCATAACATTATCTAGAAAATTACTACCacatgtttttatttgtttgcaaGAGCCTACAGGTGATTTTGGGccaagaataaagaaaaacgtagaagaatatttaaaaaaatacaacaatGTTATTGTCACATCATCAAAATCAGGAAAACTGACAACTActctctataaaaattttctagagaaatgtttaatgtcatatgttcaaaaaaataaatttcttttaattattgactcgTGGACAGGACAAGTGAAGCCAGAATtatatgatgaaatatttcaggatgataaaaaaatgcctacaTGCACATTTTAAAAGTTACTACCTCCAAAATGTACTCCGTTAGGTTCAACCATGCTGATGTCTATTTCTATATGAAcaggtgaaaaaattttatccaacgaTTACGCAAAAGTACACGCTGAACTTCTAGACAAGAATTATGAAATTCATTCCCGAGAGGATTGCATAAAGAAATTCATTCGAATTTATTCATGCACCAATTTGTCAATCGCGCCAATATTTCCGAGAACATGATGGAATATGCCTGAGTTCGCCAGCGGGCTTTGTGacacatgaaatttttttactaatgtcAATGATGGGTGTTTCTCATTGGGAGACCGTTTAAAAATACCGTGTCATTGTAAAAAGCAGcttatttatttgttgttcttggtgta from Cotesia glomerata isolate CgM1 unplaced genomic scaffold, MPM_Cglom_v2.3 scaffold_664, whole genome shotgun sequence includes the following:
- the LOC123274732 gene encoding uncharacterized protein LOC123274732, producing the protein MDHLKVWEKDVEHGGTKFDKYHVIDSWTYDRFVEARQNYQQVTTRNLQQWALAAASQFPNLQFTASDPWVKKFKQRHNIRQRKITKFVTDKEVHTMPEIIASAEMFRIQTKQLISNFDSDFVINTDQTGCQYQSMFNRTLTEKGSKTVFAKVQDMTKVSHSYTAQYTITLSRKLLPHVFICLQEPTGDFGPRIKKNVEEYLKKYNNVIVTSSKSGKLTTTLYKNFLEKCLMSYVQKNKFLLIIDSWTGQVKPELYDEIFQDDKKMPTCTF